The window ttcttctatttttcaattttcgccaaaatgcgttgaattgtcctacggactttcaaatccaaatccgaatatacgcctaagtacgaaatcatcatacgaaactattgccatcatcaaaatttcattccgggattgtttgctcaaaattcaactctccggtcaacactttccatttaagcttctaaataagaattgttctttaattttaatttaattcttaatctttcaaaaatcaaactcgaccacacccgcgggtcataatacatattacgaaacttctcgagaccttaagtcactgagcGTGGCGTTAAtttttaaaacgacaagtcgggtcgttacatttaaccataaaatcaaaaatttcaaaagtaaattGAATTTAAAATCtcagtattaatttaaaaataaaattaatccTATGGATAATCTGCCATATACAATAATTAACAATAAACAATATATGTCACTATTAGCTAGTAAAATCAAAAAATTGGGAAAGGCATACCTTTAGCAAAAGTGAATATCGATAGAGACGAAGAAAATATGAGGAAGAACTTGAGAAGCAAAAAAGTCACAAAAAGAACACAGAAGGGACGATTTGTGTTAAGTTTTACAATTCACAAAGAACACGGGCCAGCAATACAGAGTCACCTTTACGGATTAACACGAACTTACAAAAGTACCCTCAGACTTACTATAATTAATTCTAGGTAAGCACGTCTGTTGGCCGAGAGGAGCCTGTATTCGCTCTTATTAAAAAGTAGGAATAGAAATACTGAATAGCCATAATATAAAAATCAAAATGTTGATCCAAGATGCTGAAGTTCATTATTATTTACTGTAATTTCAAGTTTCTTGTCTCCAACTTAATATTTTAAACAAGTACATATCATCCATATTTTACATAAGTATATTTCTCACAACCACAAACGCATCGCTCATATAGGGACAATCCCATTAAGGTAACACAGGGGCGAATAGCATATGTAGACTCAAATCATGGCATTATTTAATTTTCTTCCATACTAGGAATGGCAAGAAGAGGAATGGCCTTCCTCAAAGTAAGTCCGAACTGTTCCTCCATATCCAAATTCCCTGGTGTCATCCCTTTTGGTAACTTCCAACTAAATGGTTGAACAATAGAAGCCAACATCAAATTCACCATCCTAATAGCAAGTGGCATTCCAGGACAAATTCTCCGGCCGGCGCCGAACGGTATATACTCAAAGTCCCTTCCTTTGTAATCCACACTTGATTTGATGAATCTTTCAGGCAAAAACTCTAGTGGTTTTTCCCAGTATTTTGGATCTCTCTCAATTGCCCATGCATTTACGAGAACTTGGCTGTTCTTTGGCACAATGAAACCGAATATTTCTGTGTCTTCTTGAGCTTTGTGTGGTAAGAGTAATGGAACTGCTGGATGAAGTCTCATGACTTCTTTTACAACTGCTTGAAGGTATGGCAGTTTATCAATGTCTGATTCTTTTACTGGCCTTTCTGTGCCTATTTGTTGAAGAATTTCTTCTCTTACTTTTTGTAACTCTTGAGGATTTCGAAGAAGTTCTGCCATTGCCCATTCTGTTGTTATGGCGGACGTGTCACTTCCAGCAAGGAATAAATCCTGTCGTCGGATCACAAATGCCATGACATTCACATACAAAAGCCTATTAACTTCTTATAAATCCAGAGTTTAATATTCTCTGATCCCTCTTTTAATTCCAACCAAAGTTAAATAagaattttcttccttcttcaataaaataattatttagatcacgctttatttttcttgctttagttgaacattaattagtccCTTCACATGCATATATTCACAACTCCAACATCCAACTTTACATAAAATGTTCTAACTTTAATAAGCTTGAAAACTCATTTCCAAAAACAaaacataacaaaaaaaaaaagaggaggaaAAGATTCATAGACGACCGTATATCAATCCTGGCTCTTGAAAACCCACATGTATTCCTCCTAATAGCACAACGTGTTTTGTTTCGTGATATAATTGAAAGTCATAAAATAAGTTTGACTTTATTGGctgatctttttctttttcttgttttaatttCAGTACTTATTCTTCGTCGATCTTAGTATTAACAATAGTATATGGTTTTCTATAAGAAAAGTGCTAACTGCAATTttaaaaaatgcactaaaaatgtCCGAATTTGATAAGCTTAAAACtcctttcaaaaaaaaagaaaagagaaaaagaattgTCGGAACAGATCATAAAGAAGAATTAAAacgaaaatagaaagaaaaaaaagagagaagaaaaacaattACCAGGATAAGAGGCTTGATAGTTTGGCGATCAAATCCAGACCCTTCTTCTTCACATTGATCAAGTAGTACATCCAAGAAATCTCCTGTTTTCTTCATCCCTGACGCTCTATCTTCTACTCTCTTCTCAATTAGTTGGTCAAATATCTCATGCAACCTTAAATATGCTGGCTTAATATGACGTTTCACTCCTTGTAAATCAAGCCACCGTATAATCGGGAAATAATCAGACAAGTTAGGTTTCACTGAATCCTCCATAATTGTCCAAACCAAATCCTTAAACTCTTGAGCCGTCTCGAATTCCGGATCAACCAAATCAATAGAGAAAATAGTGCTCGACATTAAATTCAACGTCGTCGCGAAAGCAACGCGTCCTACGTCAACAGCTGCACGGCTTTGACACTGCTTTCTCATATGATTTACTAGTTGTGCAACCTTCTCGTGACGTATTTCTTGGAGAGAATCAAGTCTTTGGTTAGTGAACATTTGTGTGCTACATATTCTTCTTCTGTTTCTCCACTTGTCGCCTGTGACCCAAGCTAAGGTGGCTTCTGGATTTGGT is drawn from Nicotiana tabacum cultivar K326 chromosome 22, ASM71507v2, whole genome shotgun sequence and contains these coding sequences:
- the LOC107777194 gene encoding geraniol 8-hydroxylase-like, which translates into the protein MEPHTIILLCISLFCWFFFKTYLHSKSRKLPPGPTGFPIIGSLLELGSKPNHSLANLAKIHGPLMTLKLGSVITIVASSPETAKEILQKHDKTLSARTVPDVITAQPNPEATLAWVTGDKWRNRRRICSTQMFTNQRLDSLQEIRHEKVAQLVNHMRKQCQSRAAVDVGRVAFATTLNLMSSTIFSIDLVDPEFETAQEFKDLVWTIMEDSVKPNLSDYFPIIRWLDLQGVKRHIKPAYLRLHEIFDQLIEKRVEDRASGMKKTGDFLDVLLDQCEEEGSGFDRQTIKPLILDLFLAGSDTSAITTEWAMAELLRNPQELQKVREEILQQIGTERPVKESDIDKLPYLQAVVKEVMRLHPAVPLLLPHKAQEDTEIFGFIVPKNSQVLVNAWAIERDPKYWEKPLEFLPERFIKSSVDYKGRDFEYIPFGAGRRICPGMPLAIRMVNLMLASIVQPFSWKLPKGMTPGNLDMEEQFGLTLRKAIPLLAIPSMEEN